The genomic interval TGTTGGGTTCTAAATATTTTATTGAAAATCCTGCTGTTCCGCTCAAATCTATTTCCTGTATGATTAATATGGATATGATCGGCAGGCTGGACGAAACAAAAGGGATCATAATTTCGGGTTGGGGAACCAGTCCTGTTTGGGGAAAAGTTATTCCGGATCTGGCCAAAACCCGGAAAATGAGATATACAATAGACTCTTCGGGCGTTGGTGCATCCGATCATACATCGTTTTATTTAAAAGATATTCCGGTTGTCCAGTTCTTTACGGGATCCCATGGCGATTACCATAAATTAACTGATGATACAGATAAGATTAACTTTGATGGTGAAGCTAAAATATTAAGCCTGATAGCACAAGTAGTAGAAGGAGTTGATAAAGAGGCCAATGAACCCGAATTTACTACTGCCGGCGACCCGCATGCAGGAAGAACGACTTCTAATTTTAAAGTTACCCTGGGTGTTATGCCCGATTATAGTTTTTCAGGAAAAGGCCTTAGAATTGATGCAGTTTCCAAAGCCCGGCCTGCCGCCAATGCGGGTATTGAGGCAGGAGACGTGATTATTAAACTGGCCGGAAAAGAAATCGGATCTATATACGATTATATGGACATACTCGGTGAACACGAAAAAGGCCAGACCGTCGAAGCAGAATTTTTAAGAAATAATGAGAAAAAAGTAGTGAAGGTTACTTTTTGAAGAGCTTATGAGTTTAGAGTTTATGAGTTTAAAGTTCATGAGTTAAGAGTTCATGAGTTCAGAGTTTATCGATTCAAAGTGGTCGTTCCATACTCTGTACTCCTAAACTTTAAACTTCCAAACTCCTAAACTTTAAACTCCTAAACTTTAAACTCCTTAACTCCTAATCTCCCTTTCAAACTTCAATGGCGCCGCGTTTTCCCAATTCTACTACTTCCATCTGGCTGATTACCCCGTCATGCAAATTGAAGCGTAACAGCGTACGCATCTTGTGGAAGCCTTCTTTGCCCGCTGCGCCTGGATTAATATAAAGCATATTAGATAAATCTTTGTCCCGGATCACACGCAAAATATGTGAATGTCCGCAAATGAAAATATCCGGCGTTTCAGATTTTAAGCGGGGTGTCACCATCGGATTATACCTCGGTGGTGCTCCTCCAATATGTGTCATCCAGATACGAAAACCTTCCAGTTCAAAAAAAAGATCTGCTTTTGTACGAAGCTGAATTTCCTTACTATCAATATTCCCATAAACAATCCGGACAGGCTTAAATGCTTCCAGCTGATCTACGATTTTTAACGAACCCAGATCTCCGGCATGCCATACCTCGTCGCAGTTTGAAAAATGATCAAACACGCGGGGATCAAGAAAGCCATGTGTATCCGATAGTAAACCTATTTTCTTCATTCGTGTGAAATTCGTAAATCTTGTCGCAATGTCCTGAATTGTATTTTAAGCTGGTAAGAAACAGGAATATATTTTTTTAATAATTAAAGTAAATTATATATAATGATTATTTATATTTAAGGAAAAATTTCCCTTAAAAAAAGTTAAATAGTTCTGATTTAAGTAATAATTTGATTTCAAACTAATTAATTAGTTGTAATTGTGTATTTGATTTTATATCATTGCATATAAGTAGTCTTTAGTTACAACCTTCTACTCATCTAACACCTTTCAGCCTTGAAAAAACGTTTAATGTTACTATTACTTCTGTCTGTAACGGCAGTTGCACAAGCTCAAACCGGAGGACGGTTTACAATGAAAGGTGTCATTGCTGATACCGCCGGCGTCGGTTTATCGGAAGCAACTGTAATGCTTCTGCTTCCGAAAGACTCTTCACTCGTTAATTTTGGAAGAACCAGTAAACAAGGGGCATTTGAATTTAAAAACCTCAAACGGATTCCGTATCTATTGAAAGTCTCTTACGTTGGATATCTCCCTTATCAGCAGCATGTTATTCCAAACGACGGAGATGTTACTGATGTAGGTAAGCTGGATATGAAATACCTGAACCATGAGCTTTACGAAGTAGTGATCAAAACGGCAAGAGCACCATTAAGTATCCACGGTGATACGGTTGAATACGATCCGCGAGCGTTTAAAGTGCCGCCCGGTGCAACAGTGGAGGACCTTTTACGACGGCTCCCGGGTATGCAGGTGGAGCAGGATGGAAGTATAAAAGCCCAGGGCGAAACGGTAAAACGCGTTACGGTGGATGGGAAAAGGTTTTTCGGGGATGATACCAAAGCAGCAACCAAAAATCTGCCTGCCGATGCAATCTCGAAAGTCCAGGTATTTAATGATAAAACCGAACAATCCAGGATTACGGGCGTGGACGACGGAAAGCATGAAAAAACATTAAATCTTGAATTAAAAGACAGTCATAAAAAAGGAGGATTTGGGAAAGCAACGGCCGGAGTGGGCACGGATAAGCGGCTCGAAGGGAAATTTAATTACAACCGTTTCAACGAAAAAAACCAGTTTTCAGTCATTGGGTTGGGCAATAATACCAATCAGGGCGGCATGTCATGGGACGATTACCAGGATTTTAAAGGAAGCCAGTCGTTTAACTGGGGCGACGATGGTGACTTTGGATTTGGAGGCGGCAGATACATTTCCTTTGGTGGAGACGATGATAATGAAAGCCTGACAATACAGGCTGGGAGTGGTTCACAAAACCGGGGGTTTAATAAAAACTGGGCAGGAGGCGCCAATTATAATTTTGATGAGAAAAAGACAAAATTTAACACCAGTTATTATTACAACCAAACAAGCCAGGATCTGGATGGAACTTCAAGGCAAACG from Dyadobacter sp. NIV53 carries:
- a CDS encoding metallophosphoesterase; the encoded protein is MKKIGLLSDTHGFLDPRVFDHFSNCDEVWHAGDLGSLKIVDQLEAFKPVRIVYGNIDSKEIQLRTKADLFFELEGFRIWMTHIGGAPPRYNPMVTPRLKSETPDIFICGHSHILRVIRDKDLSNMLYINPGAAGKEGFHKMRTLLRFNLHDGVISQMEVVELGKRGAIEV
- a CDS encoding M20/M25/M40 family metallo-hydrolase — encoded protein: MSTRNVAGFLDNGAEKTIVIGGHYDHLGKGFQSGSLTPDSQNQIHNGADDNASGTAGVIELARYFAANNIKEKHNFLFIAFSGEELGLLGSKYFIENPAVPLKSISCMINMDMIGRLDETKGIIISGWGTSPVWGKVIPDLAKTRKMRYTIDSSGVGASDHTSFYLKDIPVVQFFTGSHGDYHKLTDDTDKINFDGEAKILSLIAQVVEGVDKEANEPEFTTAGDPHAGRTTSNFKVTLGVMPDYSFSGKGLRIDAVSKARPAANAGIEAGDVIIKLAGKEIGSIYDYMDILGEHEKGQTVEAEFLRNNEKKVVKVTF